The Triticum dicoccoides isolate Atlit2015 ecotype Zavitan chromosome 6A, WEW_v2.0, whole genome shotgun sequence genome has a window encoding:
- the LOC119314836 gene encoding probable pyridoxal 5'-phosphate synthase subunit PDX2: MAAVVGVLALQGSYNEHMAALRRIGAKGVEVRKAEQLLGIDSLIIPGGESTTMAKLANFHNLFPALREFVGTGKPVWGTCAGLIFLANKAVGQKTGGQELVGGLDCTVHRNFFGSQLQSFETELSVPMLAEKEGGSHTCRGVFIRAPAILEVGQDVEVLADCPVPAGRPSITITSGEGLEDQVYSKDRVIVAVRQGNILATAFHPELTSDSRWHRLFLDMDKESQAKALAALSLSASSNDADVGSKNKAPDLPIFE, encoded by the exons ATGGCGGCGGTGGTCGGCGTCCTCGCGCTGCAGGGCTCCTACAACGAGCACATGGCCG CGCTGAGGAGGATCGGGGCCAAGGGGGTGGAGGTGCGGAAGGCGGAGCAGCTGCTTGGCATCGACTCCCTCATCATCCCCGGCGGCGAGAGCACCACCATGGCCAAGCTCGCCAACTTCCACAACCTC TTTCCTGCACTTCGAGAGTTTGTCGGCACAGGAAAACCCGTATGGGGAACCTGTGCTGGGCTCATCTTCCTTGCTAACAAGGCAGTAG GGCAgaaaacaggaggccaggagcttgTTGGTGGACTAGATTGTACTGTCCACCGTAACTTTTTTGGTAGCCAG CTTCAAAGCTTCGAAACAGAACTTTCAGTGCCAATGCTTgcagagaaggaaggagggagtcATACATGCCGTGGCGTATTTATACGAGCACCTGCTATCCTAGAAGTAGGCCAGGATGTTGAAGTATTAGCCGATTGCCCTGTTCCTGCTGGCAGACCCAGCATTACAATAACATCTGGCGAGGGTTTGGAG GACCAAGTGTACTCCAAAGATCGGGTGATTGTTGCAGTTCGGCAAGGGAACATCCTTGCCACCGCATTCCACCCAGAGCTAACATCAGACTCTAGATG GCATCGCCTCTTCTTGGACATGGACAAAGAATCTCAAGCAAAGGCCTTGGCTGCGCTATCGCTATCTGCATCCTCAAACGATGCAGATGTTGGGTCGAAGAATAAGGCTCCTGATCTACCCATTTTCGAGTAG
- the LOC119314844 gene encoding uncharacterized protein LOC119314844, with protein sequence MLSLLPPARLRAAPSDASVTLPRRPAVILPGLGNNTGDYARLAAALRDGHGVPSVVARVSRPDWLRNAAGLADPSYWRGTLRPRPVLDWYLNRVEEAVSEARELSSPDGKLSLIGHSAGGWLARVYMEEFGTSDISLLLTLGTPHLPPPKGVSGVIDQTRGLLNYVEKNCAPAVYTPELRYVCIAGRYIQGAPLTGNSLATTTDELVAVDAPSEVAEAVMASADNKTAPTGPTFRARFVGQGYKQVCGSAEVWGDGVVPEVSAHLEGALNISFDGVYHSPVGSDDEERPWYGSPAILEQWVHHLLS encoded by the exons ATGCTCTCCCTCCTCCCGCCCGCGCGGCTCCGCGCCGCGCCCTCCGACGCCTCCGTCACCTTGCCGCGCCGCCCGGCCGTCATCCTCCCA GGGCTCGGGAACAACACGGGCGACTACGCGCGGCTGGCCGCGGCGCTGCGGGACGGCCACGGCGTGCCGTCCGTCGTCGCCCGGGTCTCGCGCCCCGACTGGCTCCGCAACGCCGCCGGGCTCGCCGACCCCAGCTACTGGCGGGGCACCCTCCGCCCGCGCCCCGTCCTCGACTG GTACCTGAACCGGGTGGAGGAAGCGGTGTCCGAGGCCAGGGAGCTATCCTCTCCAG ATGGGAAGCTATCATTGATAGGGCATTCAGCTGGGGGCTGGCTCGCGCGCGTGTACATGGAGGAATTCGGGACTTCTGACATAAGTTTGCTGCTCACGCTTGGCACTCCCCACCT GCCTCCTCCCAAAGGTGTTTCTGGCGTAATTGACCAAACTAGAGGACTACTGAACTACGTCGAGAAGAATTGTGCCCCCGCAGTTTACACACCAGAACTACGATATGTATGCATTGCTGGAAG GTACATTCAGGGTGCTCCTTTAACTGGAAACTCCCTGGCTACTACCACAGATGAGCTTGTCGCCGTGGACGCCCCATCAGAAGTAGCTGAAGCAGTCATGGCCAGTGCCGACAACAAAACCGCTCCGACAGGCCCCACCTTCCGGGCCCGTTTCGTCGGACAAGGCTACAAACAG GTTTGCGGCAGCGCCGAAGTCTGGGGAGATGGGGTCGTCCCCGAAGTGTCAGCGCATCTAGAGGGCGCACTGAATATAAGCTTCGACGGCGTGTACCATTCTCCTGTAGGTTCTGATGATGAAGAGAGGCCCTGGTACGGCTCACCGGCGATCCTAGAGCAATGGGTGCACCATCTCCTCAGTTGA
- the LOC119314837 gene encoding upstream activation factor subunit spp27-like, producing the protein MSTAAATVFRGCRALMSPAAAAAAKGGKKTASAAAAAKGGKKPASAAAKPKADKKPVDPNNLRGIMRPVPVSDALRKFGGAAHISRSGVLKIVWDYIKAKDLQNPLNKREIICDEKLKTIFPGRNTVHMMEVTKLLSPHFVKTI; encoded by the exons ATGTCGACGGCGGCGGCTACGGTGTTCCGCGGGTGCCGGGCCCTCAtgtccccggcggcggcggcggcggcaaagggGGGCAAGAAGAccgcatcggcggcggcggcggcgaaggggggCAAGAAGCCCGCGTCGGCGGCCGCGAAGCCCAAGGCGGACAAGAAGCCGGTGGATCCGAACAATCTCCGCGGGATCATGCGGCCGGTGCCGGTCTCGGACGCCCTGCGCAAGTTCGGCGGCGCCGCTCACATCTCCCGCTCCGGCGTCCTCAAGATCGTCTGGGACTACATCAAGGCCAAGGACCTCCAG AACCCACTGAACAAGAGGGAGATCATCTGTGACGAGAAGCTCAAAACCATCTTTCCTGGGAGGAACACGGTTCATATGATGGAGGTCACCAAGCTCTTGTCCCCTCATTTCGTGAAGACTATCTAA